In the genome of Armatimonadota bacterium, one region contains:
- a CDS encoding S8 family serine peptidase encodes MLKTLSVSALLSTGVIAFAGGMEFVPKVQLGFVEKPGQMEFSGKMIARPLQPAAWKRLGYSAFGAETQHVAAEIQLGSMVWGRIPETDMYLITVPNGETENTLSSKLMKTGLFEYVEPDWRVYPAYTPNDTQLGSQWSHANNGATSAWDIQRGSASLIVGVTDTGIWYNHEDLLLNRVSGANSANGTTIRTEASFGLSVVKDLHGHGTHCTGIADGNSNNGKGIAGVNIEGTRHVMCRVSDTSGGGSSIAALTLGMLWCAQNGARVVSTSYSGVQSAAVGTTGTQMKNDYDSLSCWAAGNDGGTYGAQFDWPDVTIVGAGQSNNTLAPFSARGVFLDVVAPGANILSTIWDGDAFTNHYTSWDGTSMACPYAAGIATMILAQNPTYKTDRIRDVLNRSSINMGVASTYGWGRVNLWNAMGRKANSLNVTVGTTVSGGASDLDRVDGNVLQLKPSAVSVGNPPVQIVTEHDVFAYAGNNYGEISVEVTAKADVAGPFGQAVWIWNFTTGKWEQLATGGMGTSFGYFEGVKPLTAGNFADYIQAGKCRAKWGFTPTGPVGAPLSASVEQVTVRTLRASE; translated from the coding sequence ATGCTTAAGACACTTTCGGTGTCCGCTTTGCTTTCAACTGGAGTCATCGCCTTTGCAGGCGGGATGGAGTTCGTTCCCAAAGTCCAGCTCGGTTTCGTCGAGAAGCCCGGTCAAATGGAGTTCTCGGGCAAGATGATCGCCCGCCCGCTCCAGCCGGCCGCTTGGAAGAGGCTCGGTTATTCCGCGTTCGGCGCAGAGACGCAACACGTCGCCGCCGAGATCCAACTGGGATCGATGGTCTGGGGCCGGATTCCCGAGACCGACATGTATCTGATCACCGTTCCGAACGGCGAGACGGAGAACACGCTGTCCTCTAAGCTGATGAAAACGGGCCTGTTCGAGTACGTCGAACCGGACTGGCGCGTCTATCCGGCCTACACGCCGAACGACACCCAGTTGGGCAGCCAGTGGAGCCACGCGAACAACGGTGCGACAAGCGCCTGGGACATCCAGCGCGGTTCGGCCAGCCTGATCGTCGGCGTCACCGATACCGGGATTTGGTACAACCACGAAGACCTCCTCCTGAACCGCGTTTCCGGTGCCAACTCGGCCAACGGTACGACGATCCGGACAGAAGCGTCCTTCGGCCTGTCGGTGGTCAAGGACCTCCATGGCCACGGCACGCACTGCACGGGGATCGCCGACGGTAATTCGAACAACGGCAAGGGCATCGCCGGCGTCAACATCGAGGGCACGCGGCACGTGATGTGCCGTGTCAGCGACACCTCCGGCGGAGGATCGAGCATCGCGGCCTTGACGCTCGGCATGCTCTGGTGCGCCCAGAACGGTGCGCGCGTCGTCAGCACGAGCTACTCGGGCGTCCAGTCCGCTGCCGTCGGGACGACCGGTACCCAGATGAAGAACGACTATGACTCGCTGTCTTGCTGGGCCGCGGGCAACGACGGCGGGACATATGGGGCGCAGTTCGACTGGCCGGACGTGACGATCGTCGGTGCGGGGCAGTCCAACAACACTTTGGCCCCCTTCTCCGCTCGTGGGGTGTTCCTCGACGTCGTCGCCCCTGGAGCCAACATCCTTTCCACGATCTGGGACGGTGACGCTTTCACGAACCATTACACGTCTTGGGACGGCACCAGCATGGCCTGCCCGTACGCCGCAGGTATCGCTACGATGATCCTCGCCCAAAACCCGACGTACAAGACGGACCGTATCCGCGACGTCCTCAACCGGTCGAGCATCAATATGGGTGTAGCCTCGACCTATGGATGGGGCCGGGTCAACCTATGGAACGCCATGGGCCGTAAAGCCAATAGCTTGAACGTGACCGTAGGGACCACCGTGAGCGGAGGCGCCAGCGACCTTGACCGGGTCGACGGCAACGTGCTTCAACTCAAGCCGAGCGCGGTCTCGGTCGGAAACCCGCCCGTTCAGATCGTCACGGAGCACGACGTGTTCGCCTATGCGGGCAACAATTACGGCGAGATTTCCGTCGAAGTCACGGCCAAGGCGGACGTGGCCGGGCCGTTCGGTCAAGCCGTCTGGATCTGGAACTTCACGACCGGCAAATGGGAGCAACTGGCGACCGGCGGAATGGGGACTTCGTTCGGTTACTTCGAAGGCGTCAAGCCGTTGACGGCCGGCAACTTCGCCGATTACATCCAGGCCGGAAAGTGCCGGGCCAAGTGGGGTTTCACTCCGACCGGCCCGGTCGGGGCACCGCTTTCGGCCTCGGTCGAGCAAGTCACGGTCCGAACGTTACGTGCTAGCGAATAA
- a CDS encoding S8 family serine peptidase: MLKSLSVTALLSAGVFACAGNGGMEFVPKVQLGFVEKPGQMEFTGKMIARPLQPAAWKRLGYSEFGAETQHVAAEIQLGSMVWGRIKETDMYLINVPSGETENTLAAKLMKTGLFEYVEPDWRVYPAFTPNDPQLGSQWSHSNNNSTSAWDIQRGSSNLIVGVTDTGIWYNHEDLLLNRVSGANTANGSVRTEASFGLSIVKDLHGHGTHCTGIADGNTNNGKGIAGVNIEGTKHMMVRVSDNSGGGSSIAALTLAMIWAAQNGARVVSTSYSGVQSSSVGTTGTQIKNDYNSLSCWAAGNDGGTYGAQYDWPDVTIVGAGQSNNTLAGFSARGVFLDVVAPGASILSTVWLNDGNTTSYATWDGTSMACPYAAGVATMILAQNPTYNTDRVRDVLNRSSINMGAASTYGWGRVNLWNAMGRKPNSMSVPVGTLTSGALADLNRVEGGMITLKPSAASIGNPPMQVATEHDVFAYAGNNYGEISIEVTAKSNVAGLVGQRIWIWNFTTSTWESLGTGSLGTTKGYFEGVKTLNAGNFADYIQAGKCRAKWGAGQTGPVAAPLSVSVDQITVRTLRLTE; this comes from the coding sequence ATGCTCAAATCACTATCAGTGACCGCCTTGCTTTCGGCCGGAGTCTTCGCTTGCGCAGGCAACGGCGGAATGGAGTTCGTCCCTAAAGTCCAGCTCGGGTTCGTCGAGAAGCCGGGTCAGATGGAGTTCACGGGCAAGATGATCGCCCGCCCGCTTCAGCCCGCCGCTTGGAAACGGCTCGGCTATTCCGAGTTCGGCGCCGAGACGCAGCACGTCGCCGCCGAGATCCAGCTCGGTTCGATGGTCTGGGGCCGGATCAAGGAGACCGACATGTACTTGATCAACGTTCCCTCCGGTGAAACCGAGAACACGTTGGCCGCGAAGCTCATGAAGACGGGCCTGTTCGAGTACGTCGAACCGGATTGGCGCGTCTATCCGGCGTTCACCCCGAACGACCCGCAGCTCGGTTCCCAGTGGAGCCATTCCAACAACAACTCGACGAGCGCCTGGGACATCCAGCGCGGCTCTTCGAACCTGATCGTCGGCGTCACCGACACCGGCATTTGGTACAACCACGAAGACCTTCTTTTGAACCGCGTCTCCGGTGCGAACACGGCCAACGGTTCGGTCCGCACGGAAGCCTCTTTCGGCCTCTCCATCGTGAAGGACCTCCACGGTCACGGCACGCACTGCACGGGCATCGCCGACGGGAACACCAACAACGGTAAAGGCATCGCCGGCGTCAACATCGAAGGCACCAAGCACATGATGGTCCGCGTCAGCGACAACTCTGGCGGCGGATCCAGCATCGCGGCGTTGACCCTCGCGATGATCTGGGCGGCCCAAAACGGGGCCCGCGTCGTGAGCACGAGCTATTCCGGCGTTCAGAGCTCTTCGGTCGGCACGACGGGTACGCAGATCAAGAACGACTACAATTCGCTCTCCTGCTGGGCTGCCGGCAACGACGGCGGCACCTATGGAGCCCAGTACGACTGGCCGGACGTGACGATCGTCGGAGCGGGTCAGTCCAACAACACGCTCGCCGGCTTCTCGGCACGCGGCGTCTTCCTTGACGTCGTCGCCCCGGGCGCGAGCATCCTTTCCACGGTGTGGCTCAACGATGGCAACACCACGTCCTATGCGACGTGGGACGGCACCAGCATGGCCTGCCCGTACGCCGCGGGTGTCGCGACCATGATCCTGGCTCAGAACCCGACGTACAACACGGACCGCGTCCGCGACGTCCTGAACCGCTCGAGCATCAACATGGGCGCCGCTTCCACCTACGGATGGGGCCGCGTCAACCTCTGGAACGCCATGGGCCGCAAGCCGAACAGCATGAGCGTCCCGGTGGGCACCTTGACGAGCGGTGCGTTGGCTGACTTGAACCGCGTCGAAGGCGGCATGATCACGTTGAAGCCGAGCGCTGCGTCGATCGGCAACCCGCCGATGCAGGTCGCGACCGAGCACGACGTGTTCGCCTATGCCGGCAACAACTACGGCGAGATCTCGATCGAAGTGACGGCCAAGTCCAATGTCGCCGGCCTCGTCGGCCAGCGCATTTGGATCTGGAACTTCACGACCAGCACGTGGGAGTCGCTCGGAACGGGCAGCCTTGGCACGACCAAGGGCTACTTTGAGGGCGTCAAGACCCTGAACGCCGGAAACTTCGCCGACTACATCCAGGCCGGTAAGTGCCGCGCCAAGTGGGGCGCCGGCCAGACCGGTCCCGTCGCGGCTCCGCTCAGCGTCAGCGTCGACCAGATCACGGTCCGCACGCTCCGCTTGACCGAGTAG
- a CDS encoding glycoside hydrolase family 127 protein, with translation MPGKRVDLRRSKVTDPFWREWQRQFLETGLPHQLRQCEETGRIENFRRAARGDSSGHEGLYFNDSDVYKWLEAASYGLNVDPDWSGKAQVDATIATVAEAQNADGYIGTPFQIGALEQRWKALTAKHELYCIGHLIEAAVAHKEATGLSSLFDIGRRAADHVRETFDDQVPPRACGHQEIELAFARLTEATGDEAYRSLGAKMIQARGARPSSFEHEFSDPIAAELNKGYLPLVFPEGAYDGTYFQDHVPFLDQDRPVGHAVRAMYYYCGALDCWDDPGVVPALRKVWTNLVKSRIYVTGGIGSAGRNEGFTDDYDLPNLDAYAETCAAIGLVFWAARMSRATGDAGYADTLERALYNAALSGVSLTTDRYFYVNPLESRGHHLRRPWFSCACCPPNIARTVLSVQAYAAYFAGDGALVIDLPFGAEYQVQGGTVTVESGYPWNGEVHVRADAACRIRIRVPEWATSVSTAGGAASRKGRYLEFALEAGSHVRIDYGMGVTWLQAHGAVADDAGKAALLRGPLVYCLERHDLGEDVHRFRPDVSALPQAVARSDDRWAVDLMVPGSLERIGEEETLYSPWSDRSSDPVDARFVPYFTWANRSPGSMAVWHRPE, from the coding sequence ATGCCGGGCAAGCGCGTCGACCTCCGCCGGTCCAAAGTGACCGATCCGTTTTGGCGGGAGTGGCAACGACAGTTTCTGGAGACAGGGCTGCCCCATCAACTGCGTCAGTGCGAAGAGACGGGCAGGATCGAAAACTTCCGGAGGGCGGCCCGTGGTGACAGTTCCGGTCACGAAGGCCTCTACTTCAACGACAGCGACGTGTACAAGTGGCTTGAAGCGGCTTCGTACGGCCTGAACGTCGATCCCGACTGGAGCGGCAAGGCCCAAGTCGATGCGACGATCGCCACCGTGGCCGAGGCCCAAAATGCGGACGGTTACATCGGCACGCCGTTCCAGATCGGAGCGCTGGAACAACGGTGGAAGGCCCTGACGGCCAAGCACGAGCTCTACTGTATCGGTCACCTGATCGAAGCCGCCGTCGCTCACAAAGAAGCGACCGGCCTCTCGAGCCTCTTCGATATCGGACGCCGGGCCGCCGACCATGTCCGCGAGACCTTTGACGACCAGGTTCCGCCGCGGGCGTGCGGGCACCAAGAGATCGAACTCGCGTTCGCCCGATTGACCGAGGCTACAGGCGACGAGGCATACCGGAGCCTTGGCGCTAAGATGATCCAGGCCAGGGGTGCGCGCCCCAGTTCCTTCGAACACGAGTTTTCAGACCCGATCGCCGCGGAATTGAACAAGGGATACCTGCCGCTGGTGTTTCCGGAGGGCGCCTACGACGGCACGTACTTCCAAGACCATGTACCGTTCCTCGATCAGGACCGGCCCGTCGGACACGCCGTCCGAGCCATGTACTACTATTGCGGAGCGCTCGACTGCTGGGACGATCCGGGCGTCGTGCCCGCCTTGCGAAAGGTCTGGACGAACCTGGTCAAGAGCCGCATCTATGTGACGGGCGGGATCGGCAGCGCCGGCCGCAACGAGGGCTTTACTGACGATTACGACCTCCCAAACCTTGACGCGTACGCCGAGACGTGCGCCGCCATCGGGCTCGTCTTCTGGGCAGCCCGCATGAGCCGGGCGACAGGCGACGCCGGCTACGCGGACACTCTGGAGCGCGCCCTCTACAATGCCGCGCTCAGCGGAGTCAGTCTGACGACCGACAGGTACTTTTACGTCAACCCGCTCGAAAGCCGAGGTCACCACCTTCGACGTCCCTGGTTCTCCTGCGCGTGTTGTCCGCCGAACATCGCGCGGACCGTCCTCTCCGTCCAAGCTTACGCCGCGTATTTCGCCGGCGACGGCGCCCTTGTCATCGACCTCCCCTTTGGGGCCGAGTACCAGGTTCAGGGAGGAACGGTCACGGTCGAATCGGGCTACCCGTGGAACGGCGAGGTCCACGTCCGGGCCGACGCCGCCTGCCGGATCCGGATCCGTGTCCCAGAGTGGGCCACGTCCGTATCGACCGCCGGAGGCGCCGCGAGCCGGAAAGGGCGGTACCTGGAATTCGCTTTGGAGGCCGGATCGCACGTCCGCATCGACTACGGCATGGGCGTCACTTGGCTTCAAGCTCACGGTGCGGTCGCGGACGACGCGGGCAAAGCCGCATTGCTCCGGGGCCCCCTCGTCTATTGCCTCGAACGACACGACCTGGGGGAGGACGTCCATCGGTTCCGGCCCGACGTATCGGCCCTGCCTCAAGCGGTGGCCCGTAGCGACGACCGTTGGGCGGTGGACCTTATGGTGCCGGGTTCACTCGAACGGATCGGCGAGGAAGAAACCCTGTACTCGCCGTGGAGCGACCGATCGTCAGACCCCGTTGATGCACGGTTCGTCCCGTACTTCACGTGGGCGAACCGCTCTCCGGGGTCCATGGCAGTCTGGCACCGCCCGGAATAA
- a CDS encoding DUF1844 domain-containing protein, with translation MSETGPGPASEQPVDVHELLAVMLEQLSAVAWQKMGLQPDFMTGKIEKDVAQAKSAIDAVTGLAQVLERQLDGEDKRRIQNLVRDLQINFVEHSR, from the coding sequence ATGAGTGAGACAGGGCCCGGTCCGGCGTCGGAACAGCCGGTCGACGTACACGAACTTTTGGCCGTCATGCTCGAACAACTGTCGGCCGTCGCCTGGCAGAAGATGGGCCTTCAACCTGACTTCATGACAGGGAAGATCGAGAAGGACGTCGCTCAAGCGAAGTCCGCGATCGATGCCGTCACAGGCTTGGCGCAAGTCCTCGAAAGGCAACTCGACGGCGAAGACAAACGACGGATCCAGAACCTCGTCCGCGACCTCCAGATCAACTTTGTGGAGCACAGTCGTTGA
- the queG gene encoding tRNA epoxyqueuosine(34) reductase QueG, translated as MDERIELTSLVKQAARDQGFELVGVCDAGPPRSFEVFEDWLDSGHQAEMAYLPKSRELRSDPSTLLPGVRSVLAVGLFYGRPGPVEDEKPLIAAYARGRDYHKVLRSKLRKVAESLQSAEPTAGVRITVDSAPVLEREYANRAGLGWFGKNTCLIDSTRGSLFVIGLLLTTAKLKPDAPAQGGCGTCRACIDACPTGAIVPRGDGWQVDARRCISYLTIEHRGPVKERLRAQIGDWTFGCDVCQAVCPFNMPRPSQPMRAPDTACPDFTPRLWPDLERLAVVSKEEWDDLTRGSPVRRAGWEGLRRNVRTNLDNRASRNGEPPAESLPEGPDQGLDVLR; from the coding sequence ATGGACGAACGTATCGAGCTGACGTCCTTGGTCAAGCAAGCAGCAAGAGACCAGGGATTCGAACTGGTCGGAGTCTGCGACGCCGGCCCGCCTCGGTCGTTCGAGGTCTTCGAAGACTGGCTCGACTCCGGACACCAGGCCGAAATGGCGTACCTTCCAAAGTCCCGCGAGCTCCGGTCGGATCCGTCGACCCTCCTTCCAGGCGTCCGCTCGGTCTTAGCGGTCGGGCTGTTCTACGGACGCCCCGGACCTGTCGAGGACGAAAAGCCGCTCATCGCGGCCTACGCGAGGGGCCGTGACTACCACAAGGTCCTCCGTTCCAAACTTCGCAAGGTCGCAGAGTCCTTACAGTCGGCCGAACCCACCGCCGGAGTCCGGATCACCGTCGACTCGGCTCCCGTGCTCGAACGGGAGTACGCCAACCGGGCAGGTTTGGGTTGGTTCGGTAAGAACACGTGTCTCATCGACTCGACACGAGGAAGCCTTTTCGTCATCGGACTCCTCTTGACCACGGCCAAGCTAAAGCCCGACGCTCCGGCGCAAGGAGGGTGCGGAACGTGCCGCGCCTGCATCGACGCTTGCCCGACCGGGGCGATCGTGCCTCGGGGCGATGGGTGGCAGGTCGATGCCCGACGGTGCATCAGCTACTTGACGATCGAACACCGAGGACCGGTCAAGGAGCGTCTTCGGGCTCAGATCGGCGATTGGACGTTCGGCTGCGACGTCTGCCAGGCGGTCTGCCCGTTCAACATGCCGCGTCCGAGCCAGCCGATGCGCGCACCGGACACGGCCTGTCCAGACTTCACCCCTCGCCTTTGGCCCGATCTGGAGCGGCTGGCGGTCGTCTCAAAGGAGGAATGGGACGACCTGACGCGCGGCTCGCCTGTCCGGCGGGCCGGGTGGGAAGGACTACGGCGCAACGTCCGGACGAACTTGGACAACCGTGCCTCCCGTAACGGGGAACCACCGGCCGAGAGCTTGCCGGAAGGGCCCGATCAAGGCCTCGACGTTCTTCGGTAG
- the rsmA gene encoding ribosomal RNA small subunit methyltransferase A, translating to MLHRREDGEGMGSPESRRPRVQGESASQGPLKLKDLLDKHAARPKKGLGQHFLVSSSAIRDIVAAASEAAAVLEIGPGPGVLTAPLTEGRPVLALELDTAILSVLAEVAPNAEVVVGDALETDLGALLDRLPTPRAVVSNMPYNITGPLLARIAAVRDKFSMAVLMMQREVAEKILAKPGDSGRGALSVAIQAQFAVQKVCHVPPGAFLPPPKVASTVLKLVPKPFSPDIGQTLSIVSAGFRQPRKTLVNNLSALFGREAALARLQGAGLRPDVRPHQLTWEQWTNVSS from the coding sequence GTGCTTCACAGACGCGAGGACGGTGAGGGCATGGGGTCGCCGGAAAGTCGTCGTCCACGTGTTCAAGGAGAAAGTGCCTCGCAAGGGCCGCTGAAGCTCAAAGACCTTCTCGACAAACATGCTGCCCGGCCCAAAAAGGGGCTCGGGCAGCATTTTTTGGTCTCGTCCTCGGCGATACGGGACATCGTCGCCGCGGCGTCCGAAGCCGCCGCCGTGCTGGAGATCGGTCCAGGACCAGGGGTCTTGACCGCGCCCCTGACCGAGGGACGCCCCGTTTTGGCGCTGGAACTGGACACTGCGATCCTGTCCGTCCTCGCCGAAGTGGCCCCTAACGCCGAAGTCGTGGTCGGCGACGCCCTTGAAACGGATCTCGGTGCCCTGCTCGACCGCCTTCCGACGCCACGGGCCGTTGTCTCGAACATGCCGTACAACATCACGGGGCCGCTCCTGGCCAGGATAGCGGCCGTGAGGGACAAGTTCTCGATGGCCGTCCTCATGATGCAGCGAGAAGTCGCCGAGAAGATCCTCGCCAAGCCCGGCGATTCGGGACGCGGCGCGTTGTCCGTTGCGATACAAGCCCAGTTCGCCGTTCAAAAGGTCTGCCACGTGCCGCCTGGCGCGTTCCTTCCGCCGCCCAAGGTCGCCAGTACCGTCCTTAAGCTGGTGCCCAAGCCTTTTTCGCCCGACATCGGTCAGACCCTGTCCATCGTCTCTGCCGGGTTCCGACAACCTCGCAAAACACTGGTCAACAACCTGTCCGCCCTGTTCGGTCGCGAGGCCGCGCTCGCACGTCTCCAGGGTGCCGGCCTTCGGCCGGACGTCAGGCCGCACCAGCTCACGTGGGAGCAATGGACGAACGTATCGAGCTGA
- a CDS encoding G5 domain-containing protein translates to MRKLSTTVTSLFLMLLVQSATAGPVTSLGNLRFSERTIKKTIPKDVKYVFNRSLGAGRIKKTAEGQDGESRETVTSVLFKDKVLATKKSTTVVKPAQPAVIEMGASGFQTSRGSFNRAKVMTMESTAYLPTDGSTTGTTATGRKAQFGVVAVDPRVIPLNSLVYVEGYGFAIAADTGGAIKGNIIDVCFTDARTVRAWGRRKVVVHVFKEKVPRKGR, encoded by the coding sequence ATGCGAAAACTGTCGACGACGGTGACGTCCCTGTTCCTGATGCTCCTTGTCCAATCAGCGACGGCAGGACCTGTGACGAGCCTAGGCAATCTCCGCTTTTCGGAGCGGACCATAAAGAAAACGATTCCGAAAGACGTCAAGTACGTTTTCAACCGCAGCCTGGGAGCAGGCCGGATCAAGAAAACGGCTGAGGGCCAAGACGGGGAATCGCGGGAGACGGTGACGAGCGTCCTGTTCAAGGACAAGGTGTTGGCGACCAAGAAGTCGACGACCGTCGTCAAACCGGCACAACCCGCCGTGATCGAAATGGGGGCCTCCGGGTTCCAGACCAGCCGCGGTTCGTTCAACCGGGCGAAGGTCATGACGATGGAATCGACCGCTTATCTTCCGACGGACGGAAGTACGACGGGTACGACGGCGACCGGGCGCAAAGCCCAGTTCGGGGTCGTCGCCGTTGATCCGAGGGTCATTCCGCTCAACTCCTTGGTCTACGTCGAAGGCTATGGGTTCGCCATCGCCGCCGATACGGGAGGAGCGATCAAAGGCAACATAATCGACGTGTGCTTCACAGACGCGAGGACGGTGAGGGCATGGGGTCGCCGGAAAGTCGTCGTCCACGTGTTCAAGGAGAAAGTGCCTCGCAAGGGCCGCTGA
- a CDS encoding ComF family protein → MTFRSASDRILDWVYPKKCALCGLIERPALCDDCAAEMPLADRVWSPGRGALDWVAALYEFEGRAAQAVKKLKYGRSTSLGRPMSVLLAGALERVPDVDVVVPVPIHRTRLWTRGFNQSDLLTEAMPPGFVSKALVLRSRRTRPQVELNAKERLVNLRGAFKASPEVAGMRVLLVDDVVTTGGTGVACAEALKTSGATEVGLLAFCGPSKQSGPADDGPTVMRSMSQDAEE, encoded by the coding sequence ATGACGTTTCGTTCGGCAAGCGACCGGATCCTCGACTGGGTGTACCCGAAGAAGTGTGCGCTCTGCGGCCTCATCGAGCGTCCGGCGCTGTGCGACGACTGTGCGGCCGAGATGCCGCTTGCCGACCGGGTCTGGAGTCCGGGCCGAGGTGCGCTGGACTGGGTGGCCGCACTCTACGAGTTCGAAGGGCGGGCGGCTCAAGCCGTCAAGAAGCTCAAGTACGGCCGCTCCACTTCTTTGGGCCGGCCGATGTCCGTGCTCCTTGCCGGCGCGCTCGAACGCGTTCCTGACGTGGACGTCGTCGTGCCCGTCCCCATCCACCGGACGAGGCTGTGGACGAGGGGCTTCAACCAGTCCGACCTTTTGACCGAAGCGATGCCGCCTGGCTTCGTCTCGAAGGCGCTCGTCCTTCGTTCGCGTCGGACGAGGCCGCAGGTCGAGTTGAACGCCAAGGAGAGACTGGTGAACCTGCGGGGGGCGTTCAAGGCGTCACCCGAGGTGGCGGGAATGAGAGTGTTGTTGGTGGACGATGTGGTCACAACGGGCGGGACGGGGGTAGCGTGTGCCGAAGCCTTGAAGACGTCCGGTGCCACGGAGGTCGGATTGCTGGCGTTTTGCGGTCCCTCGAAACAGTCGGGACCTGCGGACGACGGGCCGACGGTCATGCGAAGCATGTCCCAAGACGCCGAGGAGTGA
- the raiA gene encoding ribosome-associated translation inhibitor RaiA, with translation MDVLVRNAEGNLSQKDREYAAKKLGKLDRYFHNAQKVEIVHREERQSHRPAHRIEVTVYADGLFLRGEEHDESLNAAIDKVADRLENRLRRLKSKIVRAHRHRGRPVPNGFSEIEEPEEETDGIVERKRFVMKPMSVDEALLQLELSGHPFFLFRDERGKTELLYKRDGGGYGLLSPEM, from the coding sequence ATGGACGTGCTCGTACGAAACGCTGAGGGCAACCTGTCGCAGAAAGACCGCGAATACGCGGCGAAGAAACTAGGGAAACTCGACCGATACTTCCACAACGCGCAGAAGGTCGAGATCGTCCACCGGGAGGAGAGGCAGTCTCACCGTCCCGCACACCGGATCGAAGTCACCGTGTACGCCGACGGGCTCTTCCTGCGCGGCGAAGAGCACGATGAAAGCTTGAACGCCGCGATCGACAAAGTAGCCGACCGGTTGGAGAACCGGCTTCGCCGGCTGAAATCGAAGATCGTCCGTGCCCATCGCCATCGAGGGCGTCCCGTCCCGAACGGCTTCTCGGAGATCGAAGAACCAGAGGAAGAGACGGACGGGATCGTCGAGCGAAAGCGGTTCGTCATGAAACCGATGTCGGTCGACGAAGCCCTGCTTCAACTCGAACTGTCCGGCCACCCGTTCTTCCTCTTCCGGGACGAACGCGGCAAGACAGAACTGCTCTACAAACGGGACGGCGGCGGTTACGGACTTCTGAGCCCCGAGATGTGA
- the ispD gene encoding 2-C-methyl-D-erythritol 4-phosphate cytidylyltransferase, whose product MKTFAVLLAAGSSTRFGQDKLWMPFRGRPLWTRSYDVLAACPVVDAVGIVCPVGRERDFRAYAPDAAFVLAGGSSRQDSSRIGTEAVPIEVQNVLVHDAARPLVTDALIRRIVDAVERTGAAFPAVPVVDTVKQRSGGGWTTPDRSTLVAVQTPQGARRDLLVRAHQEASGETTDEASLLESIGVTVESVEGEVRNIKVTNPEDASRMMSAMETRTGLGYDVHAFSTDPERPMWLGGVEFDSKPGLDGHSDADALLHAVTDALLGAVGLGDIGHLFPNTDPRWKDVRSSHFLAEAAAAVRAQGWDIVHVDATVLAERPKVAPRHAEVVAAIAEAAGVPIGRVSVKATTNEGLGAIGRGEGVAAFAVATVRKFDVY is encoded by the coding sequence ATGAAGACGTTCGCCGTTCTATTGGCCGCCGGCTCCTCGACGAGGTTCGGTCAGGACAAGCTGTGGATGCCGTTCCGGGGCCGCCCGTTGTGGACGCGGTCGTACGACGTCTTGGCCGCCTGTCCCGTCGTCGACGCCGTCGGGATCGTCTGCCCTGTCGGACGTGAAAGAGATTTTAGAGCCTACGCTCCTGACGCGGCGTTCGTCTTGGCGGGGGGCAGTTCGAGGCAGGACAGTTCGCGGATAGGCACAGAGGCCGTCCCGATCGAAGTCCAGAACGTCCTCGTCCACGATGCCGCTCGCCCGCTTGTCACGGACGCATTGATCCGTCGGATCGTGGACGCGGTCGAAAGGACCGGAGCGGCGTTTCCGGCCGTCCCCGTCGTCGACACGGTCAAGCAACGGTCTGGCGGTGGCTGGACGACGCCGGACCGGTCGACGCTCGTCGCCGTCCAGACCCCACAAGGAGCCCGCAGGGACCTCCTCGTTCGCGCCCACCAAGAGGCGTCCGGCGAGACGACCGACGAAGCCTCGCTGCTCGAATCGATCGGCGTCACCGTCGAATCGGTCGAAGGCGAAGTCCGAAACATCAAGGTCACGAACCCGGAAGACGCCTCGCGTATGATGTCTGCGATGGAGACAAGGACGGGGCTCGGATACGACGTCCACGCCTTTTCGACCGACCCTGAACGTCCGATGTGGCTCGGTGGCGTCGAATTCGACTCCAAGCCTGGATTGGACGGGCATTCCGACGCCGACGCGCTCCTTCATGCCGTGACCGACGCCCTTCTCGGCGCCGTCGGGCTCGGCGACATCGGACACCTGTTCCCGAACACGGACCCTCGTTGGAAAGACGTCCGCTCGTCGCATTTCCTGGCGGAGGCGGCCGCCGCCGTACGGGCTCAGGGCTGGGACATCGTCCACGTCGATGCGACGGTGTTGGCCGAACGGCCGAAGGTCGCGCCGAGGCATGCCGAGGTCGTCGCAGCGATCGCCGAGGCGGCCGGTGTCCCCATCGGACGTGTCAGCGTGAAAGCCACGACGAACGAAGGCCTTGGGGCGATCGGACGGGGGGAGGGCGTCGCAGCCTTCGCTGTCGCAACTGTCCGAAAGTTTGACGTATATTAG